Below is a genomic region from Ziziphus jujuba cultivar Dongzao chromosome 7, ASM3175591v1.
ACCCACTATAGCCTGGTGCCTACTCTACAATTACAACTTTTACTAGGGAGATCAAAGTCGAATGGAGCATGAGGGTATTCGATGTCTGCAACGTATCAACTACATCTCCACCTTTCAGTCTTCATTGCAAATTTCTGATCCAAACGGTGAAAAtctaaagatttttatttttatttatttttatctttttattttattttattttatttttttcttacccTTTTTCACCTATCTCTATTTTCGGGCCCACCGAACGAGTCCATATTCTGATCGCACGGACCAAGATGGACCTTCCTTTGCAACAACAAGCCGCACAAGAATCCCGAGGCGTAAGATGAATTCTTCAAGCTCTTGTTTCCCGCCACATCTCTGATTGAATTCCAATCCTTGAGCGCCGTCGATGCAGCTGACGACGACGAGGTCGATGATTCGCTGCTGTCCGAGCAGGCAGGCGATTCAGCAAAAGACCGATCCGAAAAGCCGCCACAAGAATTCTCCTTCTCCGATTCCCTCCGGCGATCCTTCCCGCGCTTGTGTCTGTGGCTTTTTCCCATCAGATCGCGGTAGCTGATAGCCGAGATATTTCGCAGGGCGGGGAAATCCGAGCGGTCCATAACCATCGCGCCGACGTTCAAAACGCCGTGGAACCTGCCGGAAGGTCGCCGGATTTGTAGAGCCGTGAAGGACGGGATTTTGGCGTGGATATTAAGGAAGTTGCTGAGGAGGAATCGGACGGTACCGATCAAGTTGTCGCGTACGCAACTTACGCCGTAAATCTCGACTGAGACAGCAGAGGTCTCGCAGGAGAGGAACTCAGGGGAGACTTGGAAGAGGAAGCGATCGTTCCAGGTAGGGTTCTCGCCGCCGACTCGATCGACTTCGGTGCGAAGCTTGATGGAGGGGTCGATCCAAGCGAGCGCGTACGTCTGCATTCTCCACAAGTGCCCAGACGGCAATTTGATGCCTTGCGCAGAGATTAGGTTAATCTCCAGCACgcatttctcttcttctttcttcatcgTCCGGCGAATGTGAAAAAGCCGTGAATTCGTTCAAGAAAGGTAGTGAGCCTCCCCAACTGCCTATCTCTTGAACTCAAGAAAATGACAGTTCCGGCTTCACGTGCCggtgaagaaagaaagaaacgagcaagagagagagaataaagaaaaatgaatataCGACGAAAAGGAATATTGGGGAATTTACTCTCAAGGTTGTTTGGGTTAGGCTGGGCCGGAACAaggtttgtttttgttattgggCTGTGAACCGTTGAATTCACTCAATTAACTCACTCAATTACtcaaattagaaatttttttgcttttttgtttgtttgtttgtgtttttgatTTCATTAAAGGCTGTAGAATTGTTGCCTACAGGGGCAAAAGCCCAACGTCcaataaaacatataaagtTTCCACATAACTAGAAAATTACGCTTAAAATATTTTAGCTctctattatttatatatatatatagaaaaacatAACCCATATTAAGATGCAACAAAATTCAAGCTCATACACACTGTTATCCATTAAAAAACCAAagagacagaaaaaaaaaaaaactgattaaACTGCAACACCAACGACCCTCCCCTTGATGGGTGGAACATTTGACCGTTTGACGAGCCTTGTCCTTGGTTTCTTCTTCCTAGTAGTTGCCAGTTTTTTCTCCAGGTCTTTCACTCGTCCAGTGAGGTTGGATATACAATCTAATTGTTCCTTCCCTGCTTCCAATAACTTCTCCATCATTTCCTTTAATTTCGCATTCTCTTCTTTAAGTTTTTTATTGGTTTCGGACTCTTTCCCAGTTCCATCAACGGACAGTGGGCCGTCAGTTGGTGACGCAGGCAATGACTCTCCTTTCTGTTCGACATGTTCAACATGCACTACATCCTTGGTCGTTTCAAATCCAGCTTCCTGGTCTTGAATCTTCTCATTTTCCATATATTCCAATTCACCGCCTTCAACTACATCTTTTCTCTCTTGTGTCTCTTTTCCCTCCTCCTCCATGGTTGTTATTGACGGCAGATCGTTATCTTGTTCGTTATTCTCAATTGGCTCTTCTTTACCTCTTGCAGTATCTTCTGGATTTCCCTTCTCAAATGAGACCATTAGCTGAGATTCTGCTGGTTCTCGGACATGGTTAACGATTTCATTTATTTCCTGATGCTCTGTTTCTCCTTCAGGCGCTAAACAGCCAGGGAGTTCCTTATCATCCTCACATACAACCTTTACACATTCCTCTGGTTCAACAACGCTAGGGTGCTCAGCTGCTTCATTTGGCTGCTTACTTTCCTTTTCAGTCGGCAGCTCTGATGGATTTAAATCAATAGTGCCTTCACATTCATTTTTGACTAGTACATCGTCATTCTTCTCCATTTCAGCTTCTCCGCACTTCCCAAGCTCAGACAATGCAGCGTCTCCATCAATTAATCCCACGGGTACTTGTTCAATCGACATATCTGCATCTTTACTAGGAGCCATTGCACCATCAGTATCTGTTGGGGAAGTTCCTTCCAATACACGTTCAACTTTTGAAGCCTGTGGAACTTCATTCTTGTCCATTTCAATTTGTTTGTCTACTTCAAACTCTGTTGTAACAGGCTTGTCATCAATCATTCCATGAGGCAGTTCTTCAAGATCTTTTGTCTGCGTGCATGTCACATGGGAAGCCTCCAAGCTAGTTCGTTGAATCTCAGAATCAGTTGTTACTTCTACTGCTAATGGAACTTGGACAAATTGGTTGGGGTCAGAAGCATCCTCTGGCTTATCTGTCTTTGTTACCATCATTGAACTAGCTTCAAGCTCTCCATTGACTACCTCATCTCTAGGTTCCATTAAGATTTCTACATTGCCTTCTCCATGCTTGGTTTCATCAACTGCCATCGGTAGAGTTTGAAGATCATCTTCCACATTCGTGGGTTGGACATTATTCTCAGAGAGAGAATCTGAAGCTTCCTCAATTTTCAAACTAGGCTCTGAATCAGTCACGTGAGGCAGCTGAGCTTCGCATGGTTTTGTTGAATCATGACTGCTTACATACACATCCTGAAGTGaactttccttctcatcatGTTCTATTGCTTCCTGTTTTTCCTGCTTTTGCATGGATTCTCTGTTTTGGACTTCTGCATCAATGTTTTCCGCAAGTTTAGAGGTAGAAACCTTTGTTTCAGGTTCTTGGAAATTTTTAATCACAAGAGAGTCGAGCTTCTCCTGAAGAGTTACAAGCTCTCTTGCCAAGGATTTTCTGATGTCTCTTAGACCTGGAGGCAAACCCTattaaaccaaaacaaaaaaagttaaaaattaaataagcatGTATTCTATCTATTGGCAAGAGATGTACAAATAAAAGATGCACATAATTAGCATTTATAAGACATTTCAAATTAATGCATTATTCTGGCAGACTCTAAATTTTACGACataagaagaataaaaatataaaaaaaagaagttatatTTCCGTATTCTTCTACAGCAATAAGAAGTTATGAACTAATCCAAAACCTATGTCAACAGTTTTTTCTATGTGTTACTCATGCAGACTTGATGTGGACATACGTGCGAGTTGTGCCGTGACTGCCAGCTTAATggattatgaatatatattattagacgAGTTTTCTACGAGTTAATAATTTTCACAAGATAATGGTAAACAGCATaccaaaaaatattaacaaaaaccaacaaaataCATACCTGAATGGCATCCAATTTCAGCAGAAGTCTCATTATGGTCTCTCCAATTACCACTTTCTGCTTATTATCAATTTGGATGTTGTAAGATGACTCCAAAGCTTGAATGTGGTTTCGAACATCAACCAATTGTTCACGAATTTCAGCTATTTGTTTCAGTTTCTTCAATGGCTCCCATCTTCTCACATCAAACCCACGGTATGCTGACTGAATAGCAACAGCTGCCTCCACATCTGATAAGGTCTTCTTTTCAAGCTTCCCTTCCTCATGAAGTGATTTTGCTGCGTCTGTAGCTTTTCTTAACTCTTTTGCTTCCTCAGCTGCTGCATTGCTCACCTTGCTTGCTTCTTGATCCTCTTTAATCGGACACTCAGTTCCCTCTTCCCCAGTTTTATCAAGAACTAGCTTAGTGCAGACGTCAGCCATGGGCTGCATTGGCAGGTTGATAGGAACCTGGGATACATCCATTTGATCTCCATCATCGTTTCCACTGATTTCCCTTTCTGTACCTTCAATtacctttttctccttttcattTGGTTCTACCTCATTACTGCAGCTGGAAACCTGTTGTGCTTTTTCATCTAGGCAAGCAGAGGCACCTACAGTGTCATTTGTATCCTTTTCTGAATGGCTTTTTGAATCAGGACTCGGAGACCGCGAACTCCCCTTTTTCTTCCTTGGCAAAGGATCAACTCTAAGACAAACAGGTGGCAGCTTAGGCGTTTTGGGTGGGGATGAGGATCTTCTGTCATTGCTTTCTGAAGACTTATTCACTGGAACACTTCTTCCTCTTTCCTTAGTTTCTTCAGACTTGTCCACCTCATGTTCATCAATTTGTTTCACAggaataattttatgattagcaattttcttcttctctacTCCACTCTGGGCAGCGAGGTTCTCTTCGTTTACTCCAGACATGTGGGTGCTGCTGCCATCACCAGGATGCTTCTCTGGAACAACATTGAATGTGGATGGTGgattttcttcatattttatattgcaGTTTACATCGTTACTACCCTTCTTCCCAGCATCTTCATGCTTATTTTCCAAAGGAGGCATCCAAATAATAGGAAATGGAAattgtttctttatttcatCGCTTTGCTGATCCTTAGCGCCATTCCTATCCCTGCTGTCATCCTGTTTGTCATCATTCTTTCCAACTTCATCCTGTTTGTTATCATAAGGCATCCAGATAACAGGAAACGGCAGCTCCTTCTTTTGCCCCTTACCCTGCTGATCATGCATTCTCTTCCCATCTTCACCATGCATTAAAGACCTAAGGTTGTTTATTTCAAGAGGTAACCATCCATTCCTGATTCCTCGTTCCTGTTCACTAGATTTTAAACTCTCACTCTCAGGTTGCTTTGTTTTAGGTGGAACCTTTTCCTGCTCTCTTACTTCTGGCTCAATGGACTTCCTCTGCCCTTTATTATGCAAATACTCTTGAGGAATCCAGACAATAGGGTGTGGCTGGTTTTTCATCTGAATTGGGACCACAGAGTCACCCTCTTTCTTTTCCACAACGTCTGGTTCTTGTTCCTCAATCTTCACACTTTTTTCTTCCTTGGGGTTGTAGAAATGATGAGGGCAGCCACAGCAGTGGTTGCTCCCGGGCACGTTCTTTTCATATTCGTATCTAGGCAGGTCTACGGAATAATGCGGTGGGGGAGCATAATAAGCAGGATAGGCTTCACCGTATGGTGTTGGGTAGCCTCCACAGAAGTGCATCGGTGATGGCATCGGAGCCGGAACATAAGGTCTGGAACCATAATAGCCAGAGAAGTTACCATGGTTGCAGCAGGAATGACAAGGCATTGTATAGCCATAGTTGCCACCGTGAGGCCAAGGCTCATATATGGTACCAGGCTTGGCTGGATCCACTGGCATAGGAGTTGGGAAGGCCTGATATGGAGTGAAAGGGGTTTGGTTTCTTTGGAAAGGGTACGACTCCATGCATCTATAGTGAGGCATCATCTTCACCAACTCCTTTGAATTGCAAACCACCAAAGATAAAAAGCTTGTTGGCTctgatatgagaaaaataaaaaaaataacataaatcaaTACAAAAACTATTTCTGGATACACCGGATTACCTCTTAATAGAACATCATAAGGCACCTCTTAGCAAACAACACCGTTcgtgaaatattgaaaatatagaaaaatcaaGTTCACACAAACGGATCACCCCTCTCTTAACAAAACAAAGTTATTAGAAACCCTCTGTTTCTTATGGAGTTAAAGTCTTTCATTTTTGTATCACCTAAAATCCGCAATGGCAGCCAATCAAGAATACATTTCggatcaacatatatatatataaagaaaaaaagaaagcagaCATTTCAATTTAACAACAGCGAAatgagttcttttttttttccatgagaATCGAGAATAAGCCAAGAttgcagaataaaaaaaattctgcaTTGACAACCATTTATCAATCACATCTCAATAAAAAAACTCTATTGAGATATTCTGATCACATTTATGAGAATCTAAGTTATGTCTCATTTCAATGCCATTTTCATATCAATAAAACAGAGAAGATATAGATGCAAAAAACTTCAATtctaaggaaagaaaaaaaaaaaaaatttaaaaaaaaagagaaaaactacGAGAACAGAAAAGCTAAACTTACAGTTTTGAAGTTGCTTGAGCAAATTATAAACGCGTTAGAAGAAAGCGAAGTGAAAGAAAATGCTCCAACCAAACGGTTCCGCAATCCAAATGACTCAGTTGTCGGTGCAAATCGGTCCGCAAACCCGAAGAGGAAACAAACACGCTTTTTTGTTCTCTGTTTCTCTTTTTCGCAGTTTCTGTCTGAGATTTTGAAGCTCTGGATATTAAACCTTTATATTACGAACGTTGAaatggcaaaaataaaaaaaatctaatccgTTGTCTTCAACTTCCAGAGGTTTCTCGCGTCACCTAACGGTGAACAATCTGGATATTTCTTTACACGTAATACCATGTCGTCTTCATCCACGTGTCAGCTGATTTGATCATCAATGCGGTCGTTCGTATAATTTGTCAAGTGGCCATCATATACGCTAGAATTTTCTGGACGTTTCATGGACATTGATATGGCTATATTTCTAAATTCATATTAAGATCTATTCATGCTTCATAATGTGTTCAAAATTGAACAACTAAATTCTCAGGttagatatttcaatttataTGGTTCtctaatgtgaaaaaaaaaaaaaagtataattcaTAACAATTAACACAACGATATGGCTCTtaagggaattttttttttttcaattttttttttgttttgtttttttggcttcAATTTAAGGAGTTCTATCTATGCACTTATCAGAAAGTAATGTACATCATATAGGTATTCAGGACATTACGTACATATTaaccaataattttaaaatcatggagtgtctaattaattttcaaatctcaTCCTTTATTTCCAATTGTGGGATGGCTAATATACGACTAGATAAACTTTTATtatcgttttctttttcttttgcaagGAACAACTGGATAAGCTTAAACTAGAAAATAGTCTTCTCcattaaattttatcaataaaaatgcaAAGGCGCAAGGGCAACTCAGTGCTATAACTGTTAATCATTCATTTGATGGAGCTTGTTCTTAGGCCATATATTCCTAATGCCCATGAATATATATAGCATGCACGCATGTTTAAATTTCAgtcacaatataaaaaaaaaaaaaaaaaaggtagtccAATTTAGTGTGGATCATTGACAAGTTGATCTTGTTATTAAGACACATTATCCGTAATAACTATGAATATATAGCATATGCATGTTGCAAGTAGCCCCAGCAACAAGGTAGCCAAGATCTAATATAAGGGGTGGCTTgataagttttttcttttttttcccatatgAACTTTTACAGTACAa
It encodes:
- the LOC107423735 gene encoding BAG family molecular chaperone regulator 6 — its product is MMPHYRCMESYPFQRNQTPFTPYQAFPTPMPVDPAKPGTIYEPWPHGGNYGYTMPCHSCCNHGNFSGYYGSRPYVPAPMPSPMHFCGGYPTPYGEAYPAYYAPPPHYSVDLPRYEYEKNVPGSNHCCGCPHHFYNPKEEKSVKIEEQEPDVVEKKEGDSVVPIQMKNQPHPIVWIPQEYLHNKGQRKSIEPEVREQEKVPPKTKQPESESLKSSEQERGIRNGWLPLEINNLRSLMHGEDGKRMHDQQGKGQKKELPFPVIWMPYDNKQDEVGKNDDKQDDSRDRNGAKDQQSDEIKKQFPFPIIWMPPLENKHEDAGKKGSNDVNCNIKYEENPPSTFNVVPEKHPGDGSSTHMSGVNEENLAAQSGVEKKKIANHKIIPVKQIDEHEVDKSEETKERGRSVPVNKSSESNDRRSSSPPKTPKLPPVCLRVDPLPRKKKGSSRSPSPDSKSHSEKDTNDTVGASACLDEKAQQVSSCSNEVEPNEKEKKVIEGTEREISGNDDGDQMDVSQVPINLPMQPMADVCTKLVLDKTGEEGTECPIKEDQEASKVSNAAAEEAKELRKATDAAKSLHEEGKLEKKTLSDVEAAVAIQSAYRGFDVRRWEPLKKLKQIAEIREQLVDVRNHIQALESSYNIQIDNKQKVVIGETIMRLLLKLDAIQGLPPGLRDIRKSLARELVTLQEKLDSLVIKNFQEPETKVSTSKLAENIDAEVQNRESMQKQEKQEAIEHDEKESSLQDVYVSSHDSTKPCEAQLPHVTDSEPSLKIEEASDSLSENNVQPTNVEDDLQTLPMAVDETKHGEGNVEILMEPRDEVVNGELEASSMMVTKTDKPEDASDPNQFVQVPLAVEVTTDSEIQRTSLEASHVTCTQTKDLEELPHGMIDDKPVTTEFEVDKQIEMDKNEVPQASKVERVLEGTSPTDTDGAMAPSKDADMSIEQVPVGLIDGDAALSELGKCGEAEMEKNDDVLVKNECEGTIDLNPSELPTEKESKQPNEAAEHPSVVEPEECVKVVCEDDKELPGCLAPEGETEHQEINEIVNHVREPAESQLMVSFEKGNPEDTARGKEEPIENNEQDNDLPSITTMEEEGKETQERKDVVEGGELEYMENEKIQDQEAGFETTKDVVHVEHVEQKGESLPASPTDGPLSVDGTGKESETNKKLKEENAKLKEMMEKLLEAGKEQLDCISNLTGRVKDLEKKLATTRKKKPRTRLVKRSNVPPIKGRVVGVAV
- the LOC107423736 gene encoding uncharacterized protein LOC107423736, with the translated sequence MKKEEEKCVLEINLISAQGIKLPSGHLWRMQTYALAWIDPSIKLRTEVDRVGGENPTWNDRFLFQVSPEFLSCETSAVSVEIYGVSCVRDNLIGTVRFLLSNFLNIHAKIPSFTALQIRRPSGRFHGVLNVGAMVMDRSDFPALRNISAISYRDLMGKSHRHKRGKDRRRESEKENSCGGFSDRSFAESPACSDSSESSTSSSSAASTALKDWNSIRDVAGNKSLKNSSYASGFLCGLLLQRKVHLGPCDQNMDSFGGPENRDR